From Hydractinia symbiolongicarpus strain clone_291-10 chromosome 12, HSymV2.1, whole genome shotgun sequence, one genomic window encodes:
- the LOC130622387 gene encoding tigger transposable element-derived protein 4-like: MINDASSKPFERLFRMFSRKSKEFQKKDTLITMSSVAGSKRRIDNKSCKIKYKALKALEKGTAPKDVAKEFKIPPSTLSTWKKNKEKIYKQFNNGQTSKRSKPEKFEDVNKAVHKWLLMMRSENIPISGPMLKEKALEFAEALGVESFQASQGWMAKWKTRYGVSFETIAVESRSVTEEMTAPWSETTLPTILSRYPLEDIFNADEFGLFFQCLPNKTLHMKGDKCSGGKHSKVRLTGLAAGNALGERLPMFVIGKSANPRCFKGVKTLPCRYRSQKKSWMSGELFEEWVRELDRKFSVSKRKIALIIDNCTAHPHVENLEWVELIFLPPNTTSRTQPMDQGIIRALKAKYRSLAVRKLIKALDEEKSTPKFSILAAMYMLRKAWDDVFNKTFTNCFRKSGISQKDAERAINEDDDPFKSLTSEVEEDPIPTLDAELSYIKRRFPDHIDPDLSTEDFIDFDIEVSTSHGRLKTADIIAEITGTQDEELEEVDEEDKEEEDKITRPTAEQVRTAINVLEDLSIFSHFGEEMIASLRDLNRNIAKDFDMSSPLKLDLRLNITFLSSWFTHIIECIWGVIIAVQRNHHVPYSDMELQSDSGFERAVCFTKARYELFKSELNESENQGVSLKHYIKSNTVNSRRVRDKNIW, translated from the exons ATGATTAATGATGCGTCATCCAAACCTTTCGAACGTCTTTTTCGAATGTTTTCGAGAAAatctaaagaatttcaaaagaaagacaCTCTCATAACAATGTCGTCTGTGGCAGGATCAAAGCGTCGAATTGACAATAAGTCGTGCAAAATCAAGTACAAAGCTCTTAAAGCGTTGGAAAAGGGTACTGCGCCAAAGGATGTGGCAAAAGAGTTCAAAATTCCTCCAAGCACCCTGtcaacttggaaaaaaaataaagaaaagatttaCAAGCAGTTTAACAACGGGCAAACATCGAAGAGATCAAAGCCAGAAAAATTCGAAGATGTGAACAAAGCTGTTCATAAATGGTTACTTATGATGAGGAGTGAGAATATCCCAATCAGTGGCCCGATGCTGAAAGAGAAAGCTCTTGAGTTTGCCGAAGCGTTGGGTGTCGAGTCATTTCAAGCTTCTCAGGGGTGGATGGCTAAATGGAAAACCAG GTATGGAGTATCCTTCGAAACCATCGCTGTAGAATCACGGTCCGTCACTGAGGAAATGACAGCGCCATGGTCGGAGACAACATTACCAACCATTCTCTCCCGCTATCCTCTGGAAGACATTTTTAACGCCGACGAATTTGGGCTTTTCTTTCAATGCCTTCCCAATAAAACTTTGCATATGAAAGGTGATAAGTGTTCTGGAGGAAAACACAGCAAAGTTAGACTTACTGGTTTAGCTGCTGGTAATGCCTTGGGGGAACGATTGCCAATGTTTGTAATCGGCAAGTCCGCCAACCCTCGTTGCTTTAAAGGTGTCAAAACACTACCCTGTCGATACCGTTCGCAAAAGAAGAGTTGGATGTCTGGAGAGCTGTTCGAAGAGTGGGTACGCGAGCTTGATCGAAAATTCTCTGTCTCTAAGCGAAAAATTGCTTTGATTATTGACAATTGTACCGCACATCCTCATGTTGAAAACCTGGAATGGGTAGAATTGATCTTTCTTCCTCCAAATACCACGTCCCGAACCCAACCTATGGACCAAGGAATTATCCGCGCCCTGAAAGCAAAATATCGATCGCTAGCAGTGCGGAAATTGATAAAAGCCTTGGACGAGGAAAAATCGACTCCGAAGTTCTCGATTCTTGCAGCTATGTACATGCTAAGGAAAGCATGGGATGATGTTTTCAACAAAACATTCACCAATTGCTTTCGAAAATCAGGAATTTCCCAAAAGGATGCAGAAAGAGCGATCAACGAAGATGACGacccttttaaaagtttaaccaGCGAAGTAGAAGAAGACCCAATTCCAACCCTCGATGCTGAACTCTCTTACATAAAACGAAGGTTTCCTGACCACATTGATCCTGACTTATCAACTGaagatttcattgattttgacaTTGAAGTCAGTACATCCCATGGGCGTCTGAAGActgctgacatcattgctgaGATCACTGGGACTCAAGACGAAGAATTAGAAGAGGTCGACGAAGAAGACAAGGAGGAAGAAGATAAGATCACAAGACCGACAGCCGAGCAAGTGCGTACAGCTATCAACGTCCTCGAAGACTTgagtattttttcacattttggagaaGAAATGATAGCTTCCCTGAGGGACTTGAATCGTAATATCGCCAAAGATTTTGATATGAGTT CCCCCTTAAAGTTAGACTTAAGATTAAATATAACGTTTTTATCCAGCTGGTTCAC acACATCATTGAATGCATTTGGGGTGTCATTATTGCCGTTCAAAGAAACCATCATGTCCCATACTCTGACATGGAACTACAATCCGATTCTGGTTTCGAACGTGCTGTATGTTTTACAAAAGCAAGATATGAATTATTCAAAAGTGAATTGAATGAATCGGAAAATCAGGGAGTTTCCTTAAAACATTACATAAAGTCTAATACAGTTaactcccg GCGAGTTAGGGACAAAAATATATggtag